From the genome of Streptomyces sp. NBC_01304:
CCTCAGCCACCTTGATCTGGGCGCGGCCGGTGATCCATGCATGGACCACCCGCAGGAGCCACACCGCGAGCGCCCCCATCAAGGCGATCAACACCGGGTCCATGCCGGCCTCCGTTCTGCTCGGCGACACCCTGCGCGCCGCGTACACCCCCTAGTGCAGAACACCACCGCAGATGTGACATCGGTTCCTCGCATCGGAATCCCGGCCACCTTGTGCCGTGCTGTCCGAGTGAACAAACGCTGGGCGGCGGGTCATTGATCGCACGCCTGCTGTCTTCACGGGTACAGAGGACAGATGATCACCAGCCGTATCCGCAGCCGCCGCTCATGGGCTCTCGTCGCCCTGCCGTGCGCCCTGTTCCTCTCCTTCGCAGCCGCGCCCGCGGTGTCTGCGGATGTCCCGGCGGGGCCGGTGCCGTTGAAGACGTCGCTGCAGAAGGCCGTCGCCCTGCTGCCGGTGGTCGAGGAGATCCTGATTGCGGAGGCCACCACGGAGGTCACCCGGGCGAGGGCTGCGCGGTGACCGAGGGGGAGTGGGTGTCGTACTACGACGACCAGACGATCACCGGCAATCCGGGGCATCAGATCGACATCGATCACATGGTATCCGTAGCCGCGACGGCCTAGTTGGGCGTTCTCCCATGTCAGCACGTCACCGGTATGCCGGAGTCCGTACTGCCGGCTCCTCCGGGGGAGATCCTCACGCGCAGCGCACTTATGACGCTGCGGGAGAGCATCGATCGCTTGGGCGCGTACCTCCACCGAGTTGGTCCGGACATCCACTGAGGTGGTTCGGAGAACGCGTGTACGCCTGTGTGGCCTTCAGGCAGCAGGCACCACAGCGTCAGTTGCGGTGCAGCCGTGCACACCGGCTGGAACTTGCATGCGGTGGGCGCCTCCCAAAGGTTCGAATCGTGCGCCGGCGGGGCCGCCTGCCACGAGGCCCACCGAGGCGTGGTGTCTAGGTCGACAAGGGTGCGGTGTAGGCCCTCATGTCCGGGGAACAACAAGCAATCGTCGCCGAGGTCGCCTCCGGTGCTTGAGTGGCAGACGGACAGACGAGTCCTCACCCGTTGTGGCCGCGACGGGACCGGCGGGCTGGTGCTGTCCGGCTGTGGTGTTGCTTCGGCCGCGGCCTTGCGGTTCCGATAGGCCGTCTGACGGCAGGCGTTCGAGCAGAAGAGGCGCGGTCTGCCCCCGTGCATCTGCCCGGGAGATGGTTGATGCAACTCGAATTGAGCTTGGCACTGGGCGCAGTGCCTGGTCAGGGGCGGGACTTCCTGCCGCGCCCGCCCTGCGTCCGCTGCACGGAACTCGTCAACCACATCGAGGACGTCTGAATGCCGCAGCTTGTTCCTGGCCCTATGAAGCAGCCCCTGTACACCCTGCTCCGAGATCCCCATCTCGGAGGCGACCGTCGCCACAGGGTGCCCCTGGAAGACCATGCGGAAAGCCGAGGCCTCGCGGGGCGTGAGCCTGCGCAGCACTTCCTCGATCTGGATCGAGGAAGTGCTGCGGTTCGCCGTGGGATCACGGAAGGTGTGCTGCCGCCTCACTGCTGCCCCCTCTCCCCAGCCATCGGCAACTGCACGGTGTCGGGGCGCAGCTCCGTCAAGGCCTCGCGGACCACGGCGACTTGTCCGGCGGTGAGGTTGATTGTCGAGGGCTGCGGCGCGACGGCGCCAGCCCCTGAGGGCTGCGCCGGTTCTCCAGCCGGGACTGCCTCGCCAGCGGTGTTGCGCCACTTGCCCCACGGCAGGAAGCAGGACAACGCACCGATCACCTGGCTCAGCCCGACCAGGACATCCGGCACGTCCTCCGCTTGCGTCTTGTCGAGCACCGCTCGGATGACCCAGGCCACGAGGGCAGCCAGGACGACCACGAGCGCGATGACGCACACCACGTAGATCAGCGAGCCGGAGAAGAGACCGGCAGACAGCACATACACGAACGACCTCCGAGACGCGAAAAGCCCCGGTCAGCAGACCGAGGCTTGGAGACGACGGGCAAACAAAAAAGCCCCCGCCTCCCGGAGGGGGAAGCAGGAGCAGCAGGGGTGCACAGGTATACCCGCGCGAGGACGAGTCTGCCATGAAGCGCGCCCCGAGTGACGCCCCGCCTCCACCTGCACCTTCTTGGACTGCAAGGACTAAGGAGGGAAGCACAGGTTTCGTAACGCACGCTCAGGCGGGCCAGCCCGAATTACTCGACAGCGGGCAGCGCCGCCGGCCGGGCACTTGGAATGAGCGAGTCACGCCCGACCGCGAGTTCCGGAACGTACTTGTACAGCGTCGTACGTGAGACGCCCAGCAACTTCGCAATCGAAGTGATGGTGTTCTCCGGGTCGGTCAGCAGGCCGCGGGCGTGACGGATCTGTTCCTCCGTCATGGCGGGTGGCCGGCCGATCCGCTCACCGCGGGCTCGCGCGGCTGCTAGGCCCTCGTGGGTGCCTTGCATGATCGATTGTTGGACGCCCTCTTCCGATGAGAG
Proteins encoded in this window:
- a CDS encoding helix-turn-helix domain-containing protein, with amino-acid sequence MQGTHEGLAAARARGERIGRPPAMTEEQIRHARGLLTDPENTITSIAKLLGVSRTTLYKYVPELAVGRDSLIPSARPAALPAVE
- a CDS encoding sigma factor-like helix-turn-helix DNA-binding protein; this encodes MRRQHTFRDPTANRSTSSIQIEEVLRRLTPREASAFRMVFQGHPVATVASEMGISEQGVQGLLHRARNKLRHSDVLDVVDEFRAADAGRARQEVPPLTRHCAQCQAQFELHQPSPGQMHGGRPRLFCSNACRQTAYRNRKAAAEATPQPDSTSPPVPSRPQRVRTRLSVCHSSTGGDLGDDCLLFPGHEGLHRTLVDLDTTPRWASWQAAPPAHDSNLWEAPTACKFQPVCTAAPQLTLWCLLPEGHTGVHAFSEPPQWMSGPTRWRYAPKRSMLSRSVISALRVRISPGGAGSTDSGIPVTC